A region of Streptomyces halobius DNA encodes the following proteins:
- a CDS encoding TetR/AcrR family transcriptional regulator has product MTARSTPRNELIADTALTLLAERGMRGLTHRAVDEAAGLPQGSTSNLQRTRAALLETAVRRLSEREAAVLTPGEMPHAPAAPGDGADAKAAVADAVSLALHRYLSRHRQLLVARYELALEATRRPELRAIYDQAGRAFREPMTAMLAAAGSTAPERHTLSMVAWCDGVLFSCTAGQFHAAVPTREALRASCAELLDGLMSR; this is encoded by the coding sequence ATGACCGCCCGCAGCACCCCCCGCAACGAGCTGATCGCCGATACGGCCCTGACCCTGCTCGCCGAGCGCGGGATGCGCGGGCTGACCCACCGGGCCGTCGACGAGGCGGCCGGGCTGCCGCAGGGCTCCACGTCGAATCTCCAGCGCACCCGGGCGGCCCTCCTGGAGACGGCGGTACGGCGACTGTCCGAGCGCGAGGCGGCGGTACTCACACCGGGCGAGATGCCGCACGCCCCGGCGGCACCGGGCGACGGGGCCGACGCCAAGGCGGCCGTCGCCGACGCGGTCTCGCTGGCGCTGCACCGCTATCTGTCCCGGCACCGTCAGCTGCTCGTCGCCCGTTACGAGCTGGCGCTGGAGGCGACCCGCCGGCCCGAACTGCGGGCGATCTACGACCAGGCGGGCCGGGCCTTCCGCGAGCCGATGACGGCGATGCTGGCGGCGGCCGGGTCCACCGCCCCCGAGCGGCACACGCTCAGCATGGTCGCCTGGTGCGACGGAGTGCTGTTCTCCTGCACGGCCGGGCAGTTCCACGCCGCCGTCCCCACCCGCGAAGCGCTGCGCGCCTCCTGCGCGGAACTGCTCGACGGCCTGATGAGCCGATAG
- a CDS encoding FAD-dependent monooxygenase, whose translation MGQRTAIVIGGGIGGLTAAVALDRRGWSVTVLERAVALEPVGAGIGLAPNAQRALDTIDAGDAVRAMAVWQAAGDLRLPSGRRLARTDNAAAVRRFGGPVAIAYRAELVGLLAARLPEGAVRTRAAAELVDAGDPERDDRPARVRVAAGGNGDEELTADLVVAADGIHSAVRRTLFPGHPEPCYAGFTAWRFVVPAPARPYVAHETWGPGSLWGTVPLHDGRVYVYATATVPPRGRAAYGERTELLRRFGDWHHPVPDLLAAVDPAAILRNDVHTAAAPPPAFHRGRVALLGDAVHPMAPNLGQGGCQAIEDAVVLAHEAAPDTALGPALAAYTRQRLPRTMDVVRRARRIGRLATWRSRPARALRAALMAANARLAPDLALRALDGIADWRPPAATYAAGARGTRTAELPKE comes from the coding sequence ATGGGGCAGCGCACCGCGATCGTGATCGGCGGCGGAATCGGCGGGCTCACCGCCGCGGTGGCACTGGACCGCCGCGGCTGGTCGGTCACCGTCCTGGAGCGAGCGGTCGCGCTGGAACCAGTCGGCGCGGGCATCGGTCTCGCGCCCAACGCCCAGCGCGCGCTGGACACCATCGACGCGGGTGACGCGGTCCGCGCCATGGCCGTCTGGCAGGCGGCGGGTGACCTCCGCCTGCCCAGTGGCCGCCGGCTGGCCCGTACGGACAACGCGGCGGCCGTCCGGCGCTTCGGCGGCCCGGTCGCCATCGCGTACCGCGCCGAACTGGTCGGCCTGCTCGCCGCCCGGCTGCCCGAAGGAGCGGTACGCACCCGGGCCGCGGCCGAACTCGTCGACGCGGGAGACCCGGAACGGGACGACCGCCCGGCCCGCGTACGGGTCGCAGCGGGCGGGAACGGCGACGAGGAGCTGACCGCCGATCTCGTCGTCGCCGCCGACGGCATCCACTCCGCCGTCCGCCGCACTCTCTTCCCCGGCCACCCGGAGCCCTGCTACGCGGGCTTCACCGCCTGGCGCTTCGTCGTCCCCGCGCCCGCGCGTCCGTACGTCGCGCATGAGACCTGGGGCCCCGGCAGCCTGTGGGGCACCGTGCCGCTGCACGACGGACGCGTCTACGTCTACGCCACCGCGACCGTGCCGCCCCGGGGGCGGGCCGCGTACGGCGAACGGACCGAACTCCTGCGCCGCTTCGGCGACTGGCACCACCCCGTCCCCGACCTCCTCGCCGCCGTCGACCCGGCCGCCATCCTCCGCAACGACGTCCACACCGCGGCCGCCCCGCCGCCCGCCTTCCACCGGGGACGCGTCGCCCTGCTCGGTGACGCCGTCCACCCCATGGCCCCGAACCTCGGTCAGGGCGGATGCCAGGCCATCGAGGACGCCGTCGTACTGGCCCACGAGGCCGCGCCGGACACCGCCCTCGGGCCCGCACTCGCCGCCTACACCCGGCAGCGGCTGCCGCGCACCATGGACGTGGTACGGCGGGCCCGGCGGATCGGCCGTCTCGCCACCTGGCGGTCGCGTCCGGCCCGCGCACTGCGCGCCGCCCTGATGGCCGCGAACGCCCGGCTCGCACCGGATCTCGCGCTGCGCGCCCTGGACGGCATCGCGGACTGGCGCCCGCCGGCCGCCACGTATGCTGCCGGGGCGCGGGGCACCCGGACCGCGGAACTACCCAAGGAGTAA
- a CDS encoding Gfo/Idh/MocA family protein, translating into MKVGCIGLGDIARKAYLPVLGTQPGVELHLQTRTPPTLQRVGDAYKLTGTQLHTDLDSLLSAGLDAAFVHAPTPAHPEIVTRLIEAGVPAYVDKPIAYELAESTRVVRLAEERGVGLAVGFNRRFAPGYAQCLEHPRDLILMQKNRIGMPEDPRTLVLDDFIHVVDTLRFLVPGEIEHIDVRARIRDGLMHHVVLQLSGDGFTAIGTMNRLSGSSEEILDVSGHDTKRQVVNLAEVIDHKGQPTVRRRGDWVPVARQRGIEQIVLAFLDDVRVGRQPSARDALGTHELCERVVTEALGQAS; encoded by the coding sequence GTGAAGGTCGGCTGCATCGGACTCGGCGATATCGCCCGGAAGGCATATCTCCCCGTACTGGGCACGCAACCCGGTGTCGAACTGCATCTGCAGACCCGCACCCCGCCCACGCTCCAACGGGTCGGCGACGCCTACAAGCTGACGGGGACACAGCTTCACACGGACCTGGACTCGCTGCTCTCCGCCGGCCTCGACGCGGCCTTCGTGCACGCGCCGACCCCCGCACACCCCGAGATCGTGACCCGGCTGATCGAGGCCGGCGTGCCGGCCTATGTCGACAAGCCGATCGCCTATGAACTCGCCGAATCCACGCGCGTGGTGCGGCTCGCCGAGGAGCGCGGAGTGGGGCTGGCCGTCGGCTTCAACCGCCGCTTCGCCCCCGGATACGCCCAGTGCCTGGAGCACCCCCGCGATCTGATCCTGATGCAGAAGAACCGGATCGGCATGCCCGAGGACCCGCGCACCCTGGTGCTCGACGACTTCATCCATGTCGTCGACACCCTGCGCTTCCTGGTGCCCGGCGAGATCGAGCACATCGATGTGCGCGCCAGGATCCGCGACGGGCTGATGCACCATGTCGTCCTGCAGCTCTCCGGCGACGGCTTCACCGCCATCGGCACCATGAACCGTCTCAGCGGCTCCTCGGAGGAGATCCTCGACGTCTCCGGGCACGACACCAAGCGCCAGGTGGTCAATCTCGCCGAGGTCATCGACCACAAGGGACAGCCGACCGTGCGGCGCCGCGGCGACTGGGTGCCGGTGGCCCGCCAACGGGGCATCGAGCAGATCGTCCTGGCGTTCCTGGACGACGTACGGGTCGGCCGGCAGCCGTCCGCCCGGGACGCGCTGGGCACCCACGAGCTGTGCGAACGGGTGGTCACCGAGGCGCTCGGGCAGGCTTCCTGA
- the lnt gene encoding apolipoprotein N-acyltransferase, with amino-acid sequence MPRPLGHRAQWLASPWTRGTTAALAGALPVLVFPSPSWWWLAYVALVPWLLLVMSAPTNRRAALDGWLGGTGFMLAVHHWLLPSLHVFILVLALLLGALWAPWGLLVRALLSDTRGVRGAARTSGTESGGGWWGVTERGAARRASGGGWWGVTGGRYAAALVLVPSGWLMVELVRSWEYLGGPWGLLGASQWQLPPALRLASVGGVWLLSLLIVAVNTAVAELIARPAARLPAVAGLLVCALAGTAAWFWAPLPRPVGTVRIAVVQPGLVDGPGGRLARSEALTRSVADRGVRLVVWGESSLYRDPAEHPALAARLAALSHRTGADLLVNTDAPRAGRPGILKSAVLIGPDGPTGDRYAKMRLVPFGEYIPARSVLGWATRVGKAAATDRLRGTHPVVMPVSTAGGLRIGPLVCFETAFPDMSRHLARDGAQVLVAQSATSTFQDSWAPAQHASLAALRAAETWRPMVHATLTGVSAVYGPRGEPVGERLGTDRSAVAVYDLPLAEGTSPYARFGDWALYGALGALVLYGLTGAVAGLRSVRKPARAPR; translated from the coding sequence ATGCCCAGACCGCTCGGCCACCGGGCGCAGTGGCTCGCGTCCCCCTGGACACGGGGCACGACCGCGGCGCTCGCCGGCGCGCTGCCGGTCCTGGTCTTCCCCTCGCCGTCCTGGTGGTGGCTGGCGTATGTCGCCCTGGTCCCCTGGCTGCTGCTGGTGATGTCGGCGCCGACGAACCGGCGCGCGGCGCTGGACGGCTGGCTGGGCGGCACCGGCTTCATGCTGGCCGTGCATCACTGGCTGCTGCCGAGTCTGCACGTCTTCATCCTCGTACTGGCTCTGCTGCTCGGAGCGCTGTGGGCACCATGGGGGCTGCTGGTGCGCGCACTGCTGTCCGACACCCGCGGCGTGCGAGGGGCTGCGCGGACTTCCGGGACGGAGTCCGGTGGAGGGTGGTGGGGGGTGACGGAGAGGGGGGCAGCCCGAAGGGCTTCCGGTGGAGGGTGGTGGGGGGTGACGGGTGGGCGGTACGCCGCCGCACTGGTGCTGGTGCCGTCGGGCTGGCTGATGGTGGAACTGGTCCGTTCCTGGGAGTACTTGGGCGGCCCGTGGGGCCTGCTGGGCGCCAGCCAGTGGCAGCTGCCGCCCGCGTTGCGGCTGGCTTCGGTCGGCGGGGTGTGGCTGCTGAGCCTGCTGATCGTGGCCGTCAACACCGCGGTGGCCGAGCTGATCGCCCGCCCGGCGGCCCGGCTGCCCGCCGTCGCCGGACTGCTGGTGTGCGCGCTCGCCGGCACCGCGGCCTGGTTCTGGGCACCGCTCCCCCGGCCCGTGGGCACGGTACGCATCGCGGTCGTCCAACCGGGCCTCGTCGACGGCCCCGGAGGACGGCTGGCCCGCAGCGAAGCGCTGACGCGCTCCGTGGCCGACCGCGGCGTGCGGCTGGTCGTCTGGGGCGAGAGCAGCCTCTACCGGGATCCGGCCGAACACCCCGCGCTCGCCGCCCGTCTTGCCGCGCTGTCCCACCGTACGGGCGCCGACCTGCTGGTCAACACCGACGCGCCACGCGCGGGCCGGCCGGGGATCCTCAAGAGCGCGGTGCTGATCGGTCCGGACGGGCCGACCGGTGACCGCTACGCCAAGATGCGGCTGGTGCCGTTCGGCGAATACATACCGGCCAGGTCCGTCCTGGGCTGGGCGACCCGGGTCGGCAAGGCCGCCGCCACCGACCGTCTGCGGGGCACCCACCCGGTGGTGATGCCGGTTTCCACCGCGGGCGGACTGCGCATCGGGCCGCTGGTGTGCTTCGAGACGGCCTTCCCCGACATGAGCCGCCATCTGGCGCGCGACGGTGCGCAGGTCCTGGTCGCCCAGTCCGCGACCTCGACGTTCCAGGACAGCTGGGCGCCCGCCCAGCACGCCTCGCTCGCCGCGCTGCGCGCCGCGGAGACCTGGCGGCCCATGGTGCACGCCACGCTCACCGGGGTCAGCGCGGTGTACGGGCCGCGCGGCGAGCCGGTCGGCGAGCGGCTGGGCACCGACCGCAGCGCCGTCGCCGTGTACGATCTGCCGCTGGCCGAGGGCACCAGCCCGTACGCCCGGTTCGGCGACTGGGCGCTGTACGGCGCGCTGGGTGCCCTGGTCCTCTACGGACTGACCGGCGCCGTCGCGGGACTGCGGTCGGTCAGGAAGCCTGCCCGAGCGCCTCGGTGA
- a CDS encoding ABC transporter ATP-binding protein — MDMEVTAWHSLHSTMTAQQGRRPFSRATLRRILAFARPHRRRLVWFLVLSTVTAMLAVATPLLAGRVVDAIVGGDPAPLVVGLSGLIAGIALAEAGLGLLTRWLSASIGEGLILDLRTTVYDHVQRMPLAFFTRTRTGALVSRLNNDVIGAQRAFSDTLSGVVSNIVTLLLTLGVMLSLSWQITLIALVLLPVFVLPARRVGRRLAALRREGADHNAMMGTQMTERFSAPGATLVKLMGRPSHESAEFAIRARRVRDIGVRSAMVQTYFVTALTLVSALALAVVYGLGGLFALRGQLEAGAIVSLALLLTRLYAPLTALSGAHIEVMSALVSFERVFEVLDLKPLISEKPDARAVPEGPVSVEFDSVRFSYPSADKVSLASLEEVANLDTRGGEEVLHDISFRAEPGQMVALVGSSGAGKSTIAQLLPRLYDTDAGAVRLAGHDVRDLTAASLRDVLGMVTQDGHLFHDSIRENLLLARPEATEEELWDALHRARLKELVGSLPDGLDTVVGERGYRLSGGERQRLTIARLLLAHPRVVILDEATAHLDNTSEAAVQEALTEALEGRTAVVIAHRLSTVRAADLILVVEDGRIVERGTHDTLLAADGRYAELYRTQFTTSDSGPDAAEDAGLEAALGSGPDTGSGPDTGPDFVRETALVR, encoded by the coding sequence ATGGACATGGAAGTCACCGCCTGGCATTCCCTGCACAGCACGATGACCGCGCAGCAGGGCAGGCGACCGTTCTCCCGCGCCACACTGCGCCGCATCCTCGCCTTCGCCCGCCCGCACCGCCGTCGACTGGTGTGGTTCCTGGTGCTGAGCACCGTGACGGCGATGCTCGCGGTGGCGACCCCGCTGCTCGCCGGGCGGGTGGTCGACGCCATCGTGGGCGGCGACCCGGCCCCCCTCGTCGTCGGCCTGTCCGGGCTGATCGCCGGCATCGCGCTCGCGGAGGCGGGCCTCGGCCTGCTGACCCGGTGGCTGTCGGCGAGCATCGGTGAAGGGCTGATCCTGGACCTGCGCACCACCGTCTACGACCACGTCCAGCGGATGCCCCTCGCGTTCTTCACCCGCACCCGCACCGGGGCGCTGGTCAGCCGGCTCAACAACGACGTCATCGGCGCCCAGCGGGCCTTCAGCGACACCCTCTCCGGAGTCGTCAGCAACATCGTCACGCTGCTGCTCACCCTCGGCGTCATGCTGAGCCTGTCCTGGCAGATCACCCTGATCGCGCTGGTGCTGCTGCCGGTGTTCGTGCTGCCCGCCCGCCGGGTCGGCCGGCGGCTGGCCGCGCTGCGGCGCGAGGGCGCCGACCACAACGCCATGATGGGCACACAGATGACCGAACGGTTCTCCGCGCCGGGCGCCACCCTGGTGAAGCTGATGGGCCGCCCGTCCCATGAGTCCGCGGAATTCGCCATCCGGGCCCGGCGTGTGCGCGACATCGGGGTCCGCTCGGCCATGGTGCAGACCTACTTCGTCACCGCGCTCACCCTGGTCTCGGCGCTGGCGCTGGCCGTCGTCTATGGTCTGGGCGGTCTCTTCGCGCTGCGCGGGCAGCTGGAGGCCGGTGCGATCGTCTCGCTCGCCCTGCTGCTGACCAGGCTCTACGCTCCGCTGACCGCGCTCTCCGGCGCGCATATCGAGGTGATGAGCGCGCTGGTCAGCTTTGAGCGGGTCTTCGAGGTGCTGGACCTCAAACCGCTGATCTCCGAGAAGCCGGACGCCCGTGCGGTGCCCGAGGGCCCGGTGTCGGTGGAGTTCGACTCCGTACGTTTCAGCTACCCGTCCGCCGACAAGGTTTCCCTCGCCTCCCTGGAAGAGGTCGCCAACCTCGACACCCGGGGCGGCGAGGAGGTCCTGCACGACATCTCGTTCCGCGCCGAGCCCGGCCAGATGGTCGCCCTGGTCGGTTCCTCGGGCGCGGGCAAATCGACCATCGCGCAGCTGCTGCCGCGGCTGTACGACACCGATGCCGGCGCGGTCCGGCTGGCCGGGCACGACGTCCGCGATCTGACCGCCGCCTCGCTCCGTGACGTGCTCGGCATGGTCACCCAGGACGGGCACCTGTTCCACGACTCGATTCGCGAGAACCTGTTGCTGGCCAGGCCGGAAGCGACCGAGGAAGAGCTGTGGGACGCACTGCACCGCGCCCGGCTGAAGGAGCTGGTGGGATCCCTCCCCGACGGTCTGGACACCGTCGTCGGGGAGCGGGGCTACCGGCTCTCCGGCGGCGAACGGCAGCGGCTGACGATCGCCAGGCTGCTGCTCGCCCACCCCCGGGTGGTGATCCTGGACGAGGCCACCGCCCACCTGGACAACACCTCCGAGGCGGCCGTCCAGGAGGCACTCACCGAGGCGCTGGAGGGCCGCACCGCGGTGGTGATCGCCCACCGGCTGTCGACCGTACGCGCCGCCGATCTGATCCTCGTCGTCGAGGACGGACGGATCGTGGAACGCGGGACGCACGACACCCTGCTGGCAGCGGACGGGAGGTACGCGGAGCTGTACCGGACGCAGTTCACCACGTCCGATTCCGGCCCGGATGCCGCCGAGGACGCGGGCCTCGAAGCCGCCCTCGGCAGCGGCCCGGACACCGGCTCCGGCCCGGACACCGGCCCGGACTTCGTCAGGGAGACGGCGCTGGTCCGCTGA
- a CDS encoding STAS domain-containing protein, translating to MAISASRALARKWVGLMMDEGQDVVGRDTEVPDRAGQDYQGFVGSVRAAGTTTVLELRGELDIFAVAVLSDRLDGLTGTHPDLLLDLRAVTFIDCAGLSLLVRARQRTRERGGRLRLTGVPDRGNIARLLRMTRLTGQFEIVPHQAVAPGLIVEGIVADHISMIGRVALPGVTDVADGAVV from the coding sequence GTGGCGATATCCGCATCCCGCGCACTGGCACGAAAGTGGGTCGGGCTGATGATGGACGAGGGCCAGGACGTCGTGGGCCGGGATACCGAAGTCCCCGACCGCGCGGGCCAGGACTACCAGGGATTCGTCGGAAGCGTACGGGCGGCCGGCACCACCACCGTGCTCGAACTCCGCGGTGAGCTGGACATCTTCGCCGTAGCGGTGCTGTCCGACCGGCTGGACGGTCTCACCGGCACCCACCCGGATCTGCTGCTCGATCTGCGCGCGGTGACGTTCATCGACTGCGCCGGGCTGTCCCTGCTGGTCCGCGCCCGGCAGCGGACGCGGGAGCGGGGCGGCCGGCTGCGGCTTACCGGTGTCCCCGACCGGGGCAATATCGCGCGGCTGTTGCGGATGACCCGCCTGACCGGCCAGTTCGAGATCGTCCCCCACCAGGCCGTCGCCCCTGGCCTCATCGTCGAGGGCATCGTGGCCGACCACATCAGCATGATCGGCCGTGTCGCCCTCCCCGGTGTCACGGACGTGGCGGACGGCGCCGTGGTGTAG
- a CDS encoding glutathione peroxidase — protein MSLYDIPLRTLTGDPASLADHRGKALLIVNVASKCGLTPQYSGLERLQERYADRGFSVLGFPSNQFAGQEPGTAEEIATFCSTTYGVSFPLFEKTDVNGEGRHPLYEALTRAEDAEGASGDVQWNFEKFLVDPAGEVVGRFRPRTEPEAEELVAAIEAALPS, from the coding sequence GTGAGCCTGTACGACATTCCGCTGCGCACCCTGACCGGTGACCCCGCTTCGCTCGCCGACCATCGGGGCAAGGCGCTGCTGATCGTCAATGTCGCGTCCAAGTGCGGGCTGACCCCGCAGTATTCGGGCCTGGAGCGGCTCCAGGAGCGCTACGCCGACCGCGGCTTCAGCGTGCTCGGTTTCCCCAGCAACCAGTTCGCGGGCCAGGAGCCCGGCACCGCCGAGGAGATAGCCACGTTCTGCTCGACGACGTACGGGGTCAGCTTCCCGCTGTTCGAGAAGACCGACGTCAACGGCGAGGGCCGGCACCCGCTGTACGAGGCGCTGACGCGCGCCGAGGACGCCGAGGGCGCGTCCGGCGATGTGCAGTGGAATTTCGAGAAGTTCCTCGTCGACCCCGCGGGTGAGGTCGTGGGACGGTTCCGGCCGCGTACGGAGCCGGAGGCCGAGGAACTGGTCGCGGCCATCGAGGCGGCGCTGCCTTCCTGA
- a CDS encoding TetR/AcrR family transcriptional regulator, whose translation MVLFAGQGDPHRSMSLLWRTGHDVGKRSAPGPKPALSVDAIVDAGIGVADAEGMAALSMRAVGERLGRTAMALYTYVPSKSELVDLMYDRALAELPTDYDLTGGWQAAVTSWAEDTWEFYLRHPWVLQVSQARPVLGPNEYVALETLVRLLYATELPSAALRRIVGTLFHFVRGSAQTVTESRLAAAATGVSDEEWWQARSTVLCDVVPDFSDRFPLVVRLETEGASHGADGPAPDDDAVPHMEREAKTTFEVGLDVILDGIEAAIDKSR comes from the coding sequence GTGGTTCTCTTCGCCGGCCAGGGCGACCCCCACCGTTCGATGTCGCTGCTGTGGCGCACCGGACACGACGTGGGGAAGCGCTCCGCGCCCGGACCCAAACCGGCACTGAGCGTGGACGCGATCGTCGACGCCGGAATCGGGGTGGCCGACGCCGAGGGCATGGCGGCACTGTCCATGCGCGCGGTCGGCGAGCGCCTCGGGCGTACCGCGATGGCGCTCTACACCTATGTCCCCAGCAAGAGCGAGCTGGTGGACCTGATGTACGACCGCGCGCTCGCCGAACTGCCCACCGACTACGACCTCACCGGGGGCTGGCAGGCCGCCGTGACGTCCTGGGCCGAGGACACCTGGGAGTTCTACCTCCGCCACCCATGGGTGCTCCAGGTGTCCCAGGCGCGGCCGGTGCTGGGGCCCAACGAATATGTCGCCCTGGAGACGCTGGTACGCCTGCTGTACGCGACGGAACTGCCGTCCGCCGCGCTGCGCCGGATCGTCGGTACGCTGTTCCACTTCGTCCGCGGCTCCGCGCAGACCGTCACGGAATCGCGGCTGGCCGCGGCGGCGACGGGCGTCTCCGACGAGGAGTGGTGGCAGGCCCGCTCCACCGTATTGTGCGACGTCGTCCCCGACTTCTCGGACCGCTTCCCGCTCGTGGTCCGCCTGGAGACCGAGGGCGCCTCCCACGGCGCGGACGGTCCGGCACCTGATGACGACGCAGTGCCCCACATGGAGCGCGAGGCGAAGACGACCTTCGAGGTCGGCCTGGACGTCATCCTGGACGGCATCGAGGCGGCCATCGACAAGAGCCGGTAG
- a CDS encoding siderophore-interacting protein: protein MADVPVALIQVTDVRRITPRMARITFSGDGLDDFPTWPDQQLKLCFPKPGQTVPRLPDESTDGDVMRWYQAFLAIPEDERPWMRSYTVRSYDPDRQRITVDFVLHGTSATAAGAETGPATRWAASASVGDTLARYGPAAVYARPLPLDTADWLLLVGDETALPAIGSLVESLPPGARAMAYIEVADAAEEQHFTTLADVTVHWVHRDGLAAGHGDALLSAVREAAPFPSGSVFAWLAGEAGMVRGLRRHLVGERGMDKRQIDFTGYWRRKLTQDDAPTEEDLAEAEERIAAAEKAGMAEEKG, encoded by the coding sequence ATGGCGGACGTGCCCGTCGCGCTCATCCAGGTCACCGACGTCCGGCGGATCACCCCGCGCATGGCCCGTATCACCTTCTCCGGGGACGGACTCGACGACTTCCCCACCTGGCCCGACCAGCAGCTCAAACTGTGCTTCCCCAAACCCGGCCAGACCGTGCCCCGCTTGCCCGACGAGAGCACGGACGGCGACGTCATGCGCTGGTACCAGGCGTTCCTCGCCATACCCGAGGATGAACGCCCCTGGATGCGCAGCTACACGGTGCGCTCCTACGACCCCGACCGCCAGCGGATAACCGTCGACTTCGTGCTCCACGGCACGTCCGCAACGGCAGCCGGCGCGGAGACCGGCCCGGCAACCCGGTGGGCGGCCTCCGCGTCCGTAGGAGACACCCTCGCCCGCTACGGCCCGGCAGCGGTCTACGCCCGACCGCTGCCGCTCGACACCGCCGACTGGCTGCTGCTCGTCGGCGATGAGACCGCCCTGCCGGCCATCGGCTCCCTCGTGGAATCGCTGCCCCCAGGGGCCCGCGCGATGGCCTACATCGAGGTGGCCGACGCGGCAGAGGAGCAGCACTTCACCACCCTGGCCGACGTGACCGTCCACTGGGTGCATCGCGACGGCCTTGCGGCCGGGCACGGTGACGCCCTGCTCAGCGCCGTACGCGAAGCCGCCCCGTTCCCGTCCGGCTCGGTATTCGCCTGGCTCGCAGGCGAGGCAGGCATGGTGCGCGGGCTGAGGCGACACCTGGTGGGGGAGCGCGGCATGGACAAGCGCCAGATCGACTTCACCGGCTACTGGCGCCGCAAACTCACCCAGGACGATGCCCCGACGGAGGAGGACTTGGCCGAGGCTGAGGAACGCATCGCGGCAGCAGAGAAAGCCGGAATGGCCGAGGAGAAGGGATAA
- a CDS encoding SMP-30/gluconolactonase/LRE family protein — MSRTIRCRRRALTAAALALTAAVPASLAATAQADAPFPRPAVARPAVQPEAHARVSVAHDLPGDRVYPEGIAADPVSGDLYVGSYTTGAIYKATPGHRTAVVFLPAGTDGRTTANGLKVDRAGHLWVTDSTTGVAVYDLRTRALIARFDVTGPAKSFVNDIAITPDGTAYLTDSYRSVLYRVTPQQLARAAAHGRRAELTTAYDLTGALGPHPADDVTLNGIAADRSGRSLLTVDMTAGNLYRVDLGSGAVRRVALHGANVLNGDGLELRGDTLWVAHNITNTVSRWHVSKGRASARLERKVTDRALQIPTTLVRTHGRTLVVRSQFDKGGPMGPGTPQRPFTVAVVKGI, encoded by the coding sequence ATGTCCCGTACGATCCGGTGCCGGCGCCGCGCTCTGACCGCGGCCGCCCTGGCCCTGACCGCCGCAGTCCCCGCCTCCCTCGCCGCCACCGCGCAGGCGGACGCGCCTTTCCCGCGTCCGGCCGTCGCCCGGCCCGCCGTCCAGCCGGAGGCCCACGCGCGGGTCTCCGTCGCGCACGACCTGCCGGGTGACCGCGTCTACCCGGAGGGCATCGCCGCCGACCCTGTCAGCGGCGATCTCTACGTCGGCTCGTACACGACCGGCGCCATCTACAAGGCGACGCCCGGTCACCGCACCGCCGTGGTGTTCCTGCCGGCCGGCACCGACGGACGCACCACCGCCAACGGCCTGAAGGTGGACCGAGCCGGTCACCTCTGGGTCACCGATTCGACGACCGGCGTCGCCGTGTACGACCTGCGTACCCGCGCGCTGATCGCGCGGTTCGACGTGACAGGGCCGGCCAAGTCGTTCGTGAACGACATTGCGATCACCCCGGACGGAACCGCGTACCTGACGGATAGTTACCGTTCCGTCCTGTACCGGGTCACGCCGCAGCAACTGGCGCGGGCCGCGGCGCACGGCCGACGGGCCGAGCTGACCACGGCGTACGACCTGACCGGCGCGCTCGGCCCACACCCGGCCGATGACGTCACGCTGAACGGTATCGCGGCGGACCGCTCGGGCCGCTCTCTGCTGACCGTCGACATGACCGCCGGAAACCTCTACCGCGTCGACCTGGGGTCCGGGGCGGTGCGCCGGGTCGCGCTGCACGGCGCGAACGTCCTGAACGGCGACGGCCTGGAACTGCGCGGCGACACGCTGTGGGTCGCCCACAACATCACCAACACGGTCAGCCGCTGGCACGTCTCCAAGGGCCGGGCATCGGCGCGCCTGGAGCGCAAGGTCACCGACAGAGCGCTCCAGATCCCGACCACCCTGGTCCGCACCCACGGTCGCACGCTCGTCGTACGGTCCCAGTTCGACAAGGGCGGACCGATGGGCCCCGGAACCCCGCAGCGGCCGTTCACGGTGGCGGTCGTGAAGGGAATCTGA
- a CDS encoding MarR family winged helix-turn-helix transcriptional regulator codes for MTSMPASERLGSSIKLAERALNGAKHAALKPSGLTVPQYAALLCLTEKPGISAAALARACGVTPPTMNTVLKNLQERGLIERTPHEWHRNVLETRLTDRGRAVMKDADARAVRVERALAAEFTDEERATLVGLLGRCATLLDSVRAD; via the coding sequence ATGACGTCCATGCCCGCGTCCGAGCGCCTCGGATCCTCCATCAAGCTCGCCGAGCGGGCACTCAACGGCGCCAAGCACGCGGCCCTCAAGCCGTCCGGTCTGACGGTTCCGCAGTACGCCGCCCTGCTCTGTCTCACGGAGAAGCCCGGGATCTCCGCGGCTGCGCTGGCGCGGGCCTGCGGGGTGACGCCGCCGACCATGAACACGGTGCTGAAGAACCTCCAGGAGCGCGGCCTCATCGAGCGCACCCCGCACGAGTGGCACCGGAACGTCCTGGAGACCCGGCTCACCGACCGGGGCCGGGCCGTCATGAAGGACGCGGACGCGCGCGCCGTGCGCGTCGAGCGCGCACTGGCCGCCGAGTTCACGGACGAGGAGAGGGCGACGCTGGTCGGTCTGCTCGGCCGGTGCGCCACCCTGCTGGATTCCGTGCGAGCGGACTGA